The Rhizobium rosettiformans genomic sequence AAATAGAGCGGTTCGAGCCAAGGCGTCCAGAGGCTGAAGACGCCCATGGCGCCGACGGTGGCAAATGACAGAGGCAGCGCGAAGGACCGCGCCCGATCCGAGATCTCCCCTTCCGTCTTCATCACGAGCCAGGTGGCGCCCAGAAGCGCATAACCGATGACGAGAGCAGCACCGGTTGCGAGCGAAAACGGCGTCAGCCAGTCCCACCAGCCGCCGGAATAGGCGCGGTTCTCGACCGGGATACCCTGCACGAGTGCGCCGAGCGCCACACCCTGAAAGAAGGCCGCGACGACGGAGCCGCCGGTAAAGGCCCAGTTCCACAGATACTCCGCGCGCTGCGTACGCCAGCGGTATTCGAAGGCGACACCGCGGAAGATCAGCCCAAGCAGCATGATGATCAGTGGCGCGTAGAGGGCGGGTAGGATCGTCGCATAGGCGAGCGGGAAGACCGCAAGCAGCCCTCCCCCGCCAAGCACCAGCCAGGTCTCGTTGCCATCCCATACCGGCGCCACCGAGTTCATCATTAGATCCTTCTCGTGCTTCTCAGGAAAGAAGGGAAAGAGGATGCCGACGCCGAGATCGAAGCCGTCGAGGATGACATAGGCGAGCACGGCAAACGCAATGATGCCGGCCCAGATGAAGGGAAGATCAATGGGCATGTCTGCCTCCATGGTGTCCAGGCTGAGCGGCCGGCGTGATGCCGGACGAGCGGATCGGGCCATCGTCGAGATCCGGCAAGGGATCCCGCGGCAGGCGGCCCATCAGGCGCAGGATGTAAAAGGTGCCGGCACCGAAGACGATGAAGTAGACCACGATGAAGGCGATCAGCGAGGCCGCGACCGCAGGCGCTGCAATCGGCGAGATCGAGTCGGCGGTCAGCAGATGGCCATAGACCGTATAGGGCTGGCGTCCGACCTCCGTGGTGATCCAACCGGCGAGCACAGCGACAAAACCGGAGGGGCCCATGACGAGGGCCGCGCGGTGCAGCCATCCGTTCGAATAGAGCGTGCCCTTCCAGCGACACCAGAGCGAGAAGAGACCGACACCCAGCATCGCAAAGCCGATGGCGATCATCACGCGGAAAGACCAGAAGACGATGGCGACCGGGGGCTGTAGCTCGCGCGGCACAGTATCCAGACCATCGAGCGGTGCATTGAGGTCGTGCTTGAGGATCAGGCTGGAGAGTTTCGGGATCTGCACCGCATAGTCGATCCGCTGCTCGTCCTGGTCCGGGATCCCGAACAGGATCAGCGGCGCGCCCTCGGGATGGCTTTCGAAATGGCCCTCCATGGCCATCACCTTGACCGGTTGATACTCCAGCGTGTTGAGGCCGTGCATGTCGCCGGCAAAGATCTGGATGGGCGCAACGATCGCCGCCATCCACATGGCCATGGAGAACATCTTGCCGGCGCGGCGCGGCGCCGTGCGCTTGACGAGATGCCAGGCTCCGACAGCGCCGACGACGAAGGCAGTGGTCAGATAGGCGGCGATGACCATATGAACGAGGCGATAGGGAAAGGACGGATTGAAGACGATCTTCCACCAATCAACAGGCACGAACTGGCCGACATCATTCATGGCAAAACCATCAGGCGTCTGCATCCAGGAATTGACCGAGAGGATCCAGGTGGCCGAGATCAGTGTCCCGAAGGCGACCATCAGCGTCGCGAAGAAGTGCAGCCCCGGCCCGACCCGGTTACGACCGAACAGCATGACGCCGAGAAAGCCTGCCTCGAGGAAAAAGGCGGTGAGGACTTCGTAGCCCATCAGGGGACCGATGACCGGTCCCGCCTTGTCGGAGAACACCGACCAGTTGGTACCGAACTGATAGGACATGACGATGCCCGAGACGACCCCCATGCCGAAGGCGACCGCGAAGATGGTCTTCCAGAAGTCGAAAAGCTCCAGATAGACCTTGTCCTTCTTCCAGAGATAGAGGCCTTCAAGCACCGCGAGATAGCTCGCAAGGCCGATCGAAAAGGCCGGAAAAATGATGTGGAACGATACGGTAAAGGCAAACTGTATGCGTGCCAGGAGTTGCGCGTCGAAGTGCTCGAACATGGGCTGTCCCTTCCTTCTCTCCCCCCGGAGATGATAAACATCAACTATACCCTCGCACTGCAGAAGCAATGCGACAACCCGCCATGCGTCAGTTCAACGCATATGCTTTTCAATATGTAACTTTGCGTTTAGCCGAAAGCTCCAAAACGAAAACGGCGCGGGTTTGATCCCGCGCCGTCTTTGTCGATGAATTTCTAAGCGCCGATCAGTCGACGTTGAACACCAGCGGCTTGGCCTGCTTGACGGCCGGATTGGCGGTCAGCTGGTCGAGAACCGCCTGCTCGACGGGACCGTCGACATACAGAAGAGCGATGGCATCGCCGCCTTCCTTGTCGCGACCGAGCTGGAAGTTCGCGATATTGACCTTGGCATTGCCAAGCGTCGTGCCCATGAAGCCGATCATGCCGGGAACGTCGGTGTTGGAGATGTAGATCATGTTCTGACCGACATCGGCATCCATGTTGATGCCCTTGATCTGGATGAAGCGCGGCTTGCCATCGGAGAAGACGGTGCCGGCCACCGAGCGGGTCTGCTTCTCGGTGGTGACGGTGAGCTTGATGTAACCGTCATAGACGCCGGTCTTGTCGCGCTTCACTTCCGAGACAATCACGCCCTTTTCCTTGATCATGATCGGGGCAGAAACCATGTTGACGTCGGCCACCTGCGGGCGGATGAGACCGGCGAGAAGCGCCGAAGTCAGCGCCTTGGTGTTCATGCCCGAGGTCACGCCGTCATAGAGGATCTCGATTTCCTTGATCGGATTCTCGGTCATCTGGCCGGCAAACGAGCCGAGCACGTCGGCGAGACGGATGAACGGCTTCAGGATCGGCGCTTCCTCGGCCGTGATCGACGGCATGTTGATGGCGTTCGAAACGGCACCCTTCATCAGATAGTCGGACATCTGCTCGGCGACCTGCAGAGCTACGTTCTCCTGGGCTTCCGTGGTCGAGGCGCCGAGATGCGGCGTGCAGACGACGTTCGGCAGGCCGAAAAGCGGGCTTTCGGTCGCGGGCTCGACTTCGAAGACGTCGAAGCCGGCGCCAGCCACATGGCCGGACTTGATGGCGTCTGCGAGAGCCGCCTCGTCAACCAGACCGCCGCGGGCGCAGTTGATGATGCGAACACCCTTCTTGGTCTTGGCAAGCGCGTCCTTCGAGAGGATACCGCGGGTCTTGTCGGTCATCGGCACATGCAGGGTGATGAAGTCTGCCTTGGCGAGCAGCTCGTCGAGCTCGACCTTGGTGACGCCCATTTCCTGGGCGCGCTCGGTCGACAGGAAGGGGTCATAGGCCAGCACATGCATGCCAAGGCCGATCGCCTTCTTGCAGACGATGCCGCCGATATTGCCCGCACCGATGACACCGAGCGTCTTGCCGGTGATTTCGACACCCATGAACTTCGACTTTTCCCACTTGCCGGCCTGGGTCGAGACGTCGGCCTGCGGGATCTGGCGGGCGACGGCAAACATCAGGGCGATGGCGTGTTCGGCCGTCGTGATCGAGTTGCCGAAAGGCGTGTTCATCACGATGATGCCGCGCTTGGAGGCAGCCGGGATATCGACATTGTCGACACCGATGCCGGCGCGGCCGATGACCTTGAGGTTGGTGGCGGCAGCGATCAGCTTTTCCGTCGCCTTGGTGGCGGAGCGGATGGCGAGACCATCATAATTGCCGATGATTTCGGCAAGCTTTTCCTTGTCCTTGCCGAGCTTCGGCTGGAAATCCACTTCAACGCCGCGATCGCGGAAGATCTGGACGGCGGTTTCAGACAATTCGTCGGATACGAGAACGCGAGGTGCCATGACGAGGCCTCCTTCAGATAGTTCGTTTGAATGGGATGATGAGAATTGCGGGGCTCCGCCGATCAGGCGGAGCCGAAATCGTCCAGGATCAGGCGGCAGCCTTGGCCAGAGACGCCTTCTGCGTCTCATAGGCAAAGGAGAGCCACGGCATCAGCGCCGCCATGTCTGATGTCTCGATCGTCGCACCAGCCCAGATGCGAAGACCGGCCGGCGCATCGCGGTAAGCGCCGATGTCGAAGGCGACACCCTGCTTTTCGAGGATGCTGGCAATGCCCTTGGCAAAGGCGGCCTGGGCATCGGCATCGAGTGCGGTCACTTCGGGATCGACGATCTTGACGCAAACAGACGTGTTGGAGCGCGTCGCATCGTCGACGGCCAGATTGGCGATCCAGTCGTTCTTCTCGATGAAGTCGAAGATGACCTTGGCGTTCGCATCGGCACGGGCGATCAGGGCTTCGAGACCACCGATCGACTTTGCCCACTTCAGCGCATCGATATAGTCCTCGACGCAGAGCATCGACGGCGTGTTGATCGTCTCACCGACGAAGATGCCTTCGATCAGCTTGCCGCCCGAGGTCATGCGGAAGATCTTCGGCAGCGGCCAGGCCGGAACATAGGTCGTCAGGCGCTCGACGGCACGCGGGGACAGGATGATCACGCCGTGACCGCCCTCGCCGCCCAGAACCTTCTGCCAGGAGAAGGTGGTGACATCGAGCTTGGAGAAATCGAGATCCTGCGCGAAGGCCGCCGAGGTGGCGTCGCAGATGGTGAGCCCCTTGCGGTCGGCAGGGATGAAGTCGGCATTTGGAACGCGGACGCCAGAGGTGGTACCGTTCCAGGTGAAGACGACGTCGCGGTCGAAATCGACTTCGGCAAGGTTCGGAACCAGGCCGTAATCGGCATTGAACTTGCGGACATCGGCGAGCTTCAGCTGCTTCACCACATCG encodes the following:
- a CDS encoding phosphoserine transaminase; translation: MADIVAPAARPANAHFSSGPCSKRPGWSLDALSDAPLGRSHRAKVGKEKLKLAIDLTREILKVPADYRIGIVPASDTGAVEMAMWSLLGERGVDMLSWESFGAGWVTDVVKQLKLADVRKFNADYGLVPNLAEVDFDRDVVFTWNGTTSGVRVPNADFIPADRKGLTICDATSAAFAQDLDFSKLDVTTFSWQKVLGGEGGHGVIILSPRAVERLTTYVPAWPLPKIFRMTSGGKLIEGIFVGETINTPSMLCVEDYIDALKWAKSIGGLEALIARADANAKVIFDFIEKNDWIANLAVDDATRSNTSVCVKIVDPEVTALDADAQAAFAKGIASILEKQGVAFDIGAYRDAPAGLRIWAGATIETSDMAALMPWLSFAYETQKASLAKAAA
- a CDS encoding cytochrome ubiquinol oxidase subunit I, which translates into the protein MFEHFDAQLLARIQFAFTVSFHIIFPAFSIGLASYLAVLEGLYLWKKDKVYLELFDFWKTIFAVAFGMGVVSGIVMSYQFGTNWSVFSDKAGPVIGPLMGYEVLTAFFLEAGFLGVMLFGRNRVGPGLHFFATLMVAFGTLISATWILSVNSWMQTPDGFAMNDVGQFVPVDWWKIVFNPSFPYRLVHMVIAAYLTTAFVVGAVGAWHLVKRTAPRRAGKMFSMAMWMAAIVAPIQIFAGDMHGLNTLEYQPVKVMAMEGHFESHPEGAPLILFGIPDQDEQRIDYAVQIPKLSSLILKHDLNAPLDGLDTVPRELQPPVAIVFWSFRVMIAIGFAMLGVGLFSLWCRWKGTLYSNGWLHRAALVMGPSGFVAVLAGWITTEVGRQPYTVYGHLLTADSISPIAAPAVAASLIAFIVVYFIVFGAGTFYILRLMGRLPRDPLPDLDDGPIRSSGITPAAQPGHHGGRHAH
- the serA gene encoding phosphoglycerate dehydrogenase, which gives rise to MAPRVLVSDELSETAVQIFRDRGVEVDFQPKLGKDKEKLAEIIGNYDGLAIRSATKATEKLIAAATNLKVIGRAGIGVDNVDIPAASKRGIIVMNTPFGNSITTAEHAIALMFAVARQIPQADVSTQAGKWEKSKFMGVEITGKTLGVIGAGNIGGIVCKKAIGLGMHVLAYDPFLSTERAQEMGVTKVELDELLAKADFITLHVPMTDKTRGILSKDALAKTKKGVRIINCARGGLVDEAALADAIKSGHVAGAGFDVFEVEPATESPLFGLPNVVCTPHLGASTTEAQENVALQVAEQMSDYLMKGAVSNAINMPSITAEEAPILKPFIRLADVLGSFAGQMTENPIKEIEILYDGVTSGMNTKALTSALLAGLIRPQVADVNMVSAPIMIKEKGVIVSEVKRDKTGVYDGYIKLTVTTEKQTRSVAGTVFSDGKPRFIQIKGINMDADVGQNMIYISNTDVPGMIGFMGTTLGNAKVNIANFQLGRDKEGGDAIALLYVDGPVEQAVLDQLTANPAVKQAKPLVFNVD
- the cydB gene encoding cytochrome d ubiquinol oxidase subunit II — its product is MPIDLPFIWAGIIAFAVLAYVILDGFDLGVGILFPFFPEKHEKDLMMNSVAPVWDGNETWLVLGGGGLLAVFPLAYATILPALYAPLIIMLLGLIFRGVAFEYRWRTQRAEYLWNWAFTGGSVVAAFFQGVALGALVQGIPVENRAYSGGWWDWLTPFSLATGAALVIGYALLGATWLVMKTEGEISDRARSFALPLSFATVGAMGVFSLWTPWLEPLYFERWFSFPTLIFSVIVPALVLGCLYVIVNGLRKGHDARPFLAALGLFVLGYAGIGISFYPYIVPTSLTIWEAAAPDESLAFLLVGAVILVPMILGYTAYAYWVFRGKLNPDEGYH